CTCGCCGATCTCGTCGCCAGCCTGTTCACCGAACCAGTACCCGAGGAGCCGACATGAGCAGCACCCCCCAGATCGCCGTCACGATGGGCGACGGCGCCGGCATCGGTCCGGAGGTCATCGTCCGAGCGCTCCTCGACCCCACCATCGCCGAAGCCGCGCACTGCGTCGTCATCGGCGATGCCGAGCGACTCCGGCAGGCCGCGCGGATCGTCGGTCTCGAACCCCGTATCGTCGCGATCGGGAGCGTGGGCGACGCGGAGTTCACGCCGGGGCGTATCAACGTCATCGATCTCGGACTGCTGCCGCCGGACCTGCCGTTCGGTGCGGTGTCCGCGGTCGCGGGCGATGCGGCGTACCACTACATCCGGGTCGCCAGTGAGCTCGCGATGTCCGGACAGGTGCAGGCGATCTGTACGGCGCCGCTGAACAAGGCGGCCTTGCAGGCAGGTGGGCACATGTTCCCCGGCCACACCGAACTCCTCGCGGAACTCACCGGCACCAAGGAGGTGTCGATGATGCTGTCGACGCCCAAGGTGAAGGTCATCCATGTCACCACGCATATCGGCCTGATCGACGCGGTGGACCGGATCGAACCCGGGCTGGTCGAGCGCACCATCCGGCGCGGCCACCAGGCCCTGATCGACGCGGGCGTCGCGGCGCCGAAGATCGGCGTCTGCGGGATCAACCCGCACGCCGGTGAGAACGGCCTGTTCGGACGGGGGGAGGAGGAGACGAAGATCGCTCCCGGAGTCGAGGTGTGCCAGGCCGACGGGATCGACGTACACGGTCCGCTGCCGGCCGACACGCTGTTCTTCCTGGCCGGCCGGGGCGACTACGACCTGGTGGTGGCGATGTACCACGACCAGGGCCACGGTCCCGTCAAGATCCTCGGACTCGAGGCCGGGGTCAACGTCACCGTCGGATTGCCGGTGATCCGGACGTCGGTCGACCACGGTACGGCGTTCGACATCGCCGGCCGGGGTGTGGCCGACCACCGCTCGATGATCGAGGCACTGCGACTCGCGGTCGAGATGGCTCCGGAGCGAGTGGCAGGCTGACCTTCCTTGGATACAGTGCGAGGCGTGAGCAGGCAGAAGTCAGGGGCGCGACGCGAGCAGATCGTCCGGATGGCCGCGTCCGACGGGTTGGCCAACGTGGAGGACCTCTCCGCGCGGCTGGGCGTCACGCCGTCGACGATCCGGCGCGACCTCGCCCTGCTGACCGCCGAGGGGAAACTCGCGCGCACCTATGGCGGCGCGCTGAGCCTCGAGCCGCATCCGGAGGCGTCGCTGCGGCAGCGCCTGGGTGAGGCGTACGACGCCAAACGCGCGATCGCGGCCTGGGCCGTCGGCCAGATCGTGCCCGGCGAGAACGTGCTGCTCGACGGCGGATCGACCACGACCGCGCTGGCCCAGGAACTCACCGGCTTCACCAACCTCTCGGTGACGACGACCGGCCTGACCGTGCTCGACGTACTGGCCGAAGCCGAGAACATCGAGGTGATCGTGCTGGGCGGGCGGTTACGGATCATCAGCCAGTCCTTCGTCGGACCGGTCACCGAGGTCTCGCTCGAGCGGATGTCGTTCGACCGCGCGTTCATGGGGGCCGACGGCGTCCGCGTCGACCGCGGGATCAACGAGAAGGATCTCGAGCAGACGCGACTGAAAGAGCTCATGATGGGCCGGGCCGATCGCGTCTACGTGCTCGCGCACGGCGCCAAACTCGGTCAAGGGCCCTTCCACGCGTGGGCTGTGATGCCGCCGCGGTGGACGCTCGTGACCGATGACTCGGCGCCGGCCGCCGAGGTACGGCGGTTCGAGGACAAGGGAATCGAGGTCGTCGTCGTCACGCCGGCAGAAGCGCCGACAAACTGACCTGCAGGCCCCGAGGACGTTCGTCCCCGGGGCCCTGATGCTCGTCGGGTCAGCGCGACAACTGAACGTTGTTGCCCTGGGCATCCTTATGCCATTGCGAGTACCAATCCCAAAGGACCCGTGCCTCGTCGGCGATGGTGCTGTGACCGCGGCCGCGATTCACGCCGTACCTGGCCACGGTCGTCCCGTCCGCGTCCTTCCACGAGCTGATGTCGTACCGTCCCACCCGCTCGACCGACGCCGGTGTGGTCGGCGTACCGAGTGCGTCGTTGCGGTTGATCCAGTACCGCATGGTGTCACCGACGTACGGCGTCGACAGATCGTTCGGCCAGAGGTCGAACTGGCCGAACAACAGGAGGAACGGAAGGGTCTCGCCGCTGTAGTCGGTCGTCGACGATGTCTGGCCGCCGGAGGTCGAGCCCAGTGCAGCGAAGTTCTTGGAGAGCTCCGGGTTCTTCCCGGCCGCGATGGTCGTCATGCTCCCGTTCGACTGCCCGCCCAGATAGATCCGGCCCGGATCGATGTTATAGCCGGTCTTGACTTCGTTCAGAACCCTTTGCAGGAACGTCATGTCGACGTGGTCGGCCGTCGTACCCCATCCCGTCCGGTTCTGGGTGTTGAGCCCGGTCGGCACGACGAGGATGAAGCCCTCGTCATCCGCGACCTCCCACCACCGGGAGAAATCGAACATCGAGTACATCGTCAGCCCGGAACCGTGCAGCGAGATGACGGCCGGCACAGTCCTACCCTTCCTCGCCGCCTGCCTCGCCTTGGCGGGGACATAAACCATGTACTCGCGCATTCGGCCTGCCAGTTCCATCGTCCTGAACTGGACACCGAGCTTGCCGTAGTCAGGTCGCGAGCCGAGAGTGTTGCCGCCGACGTTGCCGCCGTAGCGGGTGTAGCGCGAAAGGAAGTCGCCGTAGATGCCGGCGGCCGATGTCTTCGCGTTCTTCACCTTGCCGGTGACCGCGACAGCGCTGAGCGAGCCGTCGGCGACGTAGTACTTCAGTGCCCCCTTCCGCTGATGGAAGATCCTCCCACCGTGGAACCCGGTTGCCTTGGATGCGGTCTGGTTGGCCTCCTGCCAATACCTGACGACACCAGCGGCCTCGTCGCCCAGCCGGTCCTCCATGATCCAGACGGGAAGCGGAACGCTGCTGCTCGCGACCTGCTGACCGTTCCAGTCCGTCGTCGGATAGAACGTACTGTCCAGCTGCTTGAGAAACGCGGGAGCGATGTCGCTCGCGTCGACGAAGGTCGCTGCGGCCACGAGGGTCGGGTCCTTCATGACGATCTGCTGCAGCACCGAACCTGGGCGGTCGTATCCGACGACGTAATAGCTCTCGGGCGGGAGGTACCAGGTGCCGCGGCCATCGGGGGAGTTGACGCTGATGTTCGCGTACGCCGTTTCGAGGTAGGACCGCTCCTCGTCGGGTGATCCCCAGTGTCCGGAAGCGCCAGGCTCGAAGACGTAGAGGAGGAACTTGTTCTTCTCGGCGAGGTCGATCCATCCACTGTCGACGAGCCAGGGAACGGTTTGCTCGCCCTCAGGGACGTTGAGCACCACCATGTAGGCACCGAGGTTCGCAGCCTTGGGGACGTAGATCTTGGCGGTCCGGTTCGTGCCCGAGATCGTGCGCTCGAACAGCCCGCTGATGCCCATCTTGATGCCCGCCATCGGGTCGTAGACGGGCGTCGTGGCGCTGAGCTGCTGGACGGGCGGAAGGCTGGACGCCGTGGCCGCCCGCGCGGATCCGGTCAGGGGAAGCGCCATCGCGACCGTCATAACGATGATCAGGAGCCTGTTCTTCACTGTCTTCCTCCAGTGGATCGGCGGCTTGGTCATTGCGGCCAACCCTGGCAGCGGTGCGTGATTCACGCAATAGCTCATGCGCGGACTGTGAACCGTGAGGTGGGCCATTCCTTGCGGCACGTGACGATCTGCGCGATCTGCGCACCTTGGGCAGCCTGCAATGCCGGTCGATGGCAGGCGAGTGGATGGAGGAGTGTGTGGCGCGGTACGACAAGGAGCACAAGCAGGCGACGAGGCAGCGGATCCTCGAGACGTCCGGTCGTCGGTTCAAGCAGAGCGGTATCGACGGCTCCGGCGTCGCCACGCTGATGGCCGACGCGGGGCTGACGAATGGTGCGTTCTACGCGCACTTCACATCCAAGGATGACTTGGTCGCCAATGTGGTCGCCGACCAGTTGCGGACCCAGGCCGAGACATTCAGGGCACTGCCGCCCGGCCGGGTGAGATGAACCTGGCGATCTTCTTCGGCGGTGAGTTGGTCCTGCGTATCCCTCGCACCACCAGAGCAGTGGAGTCGCTTTCGAAGGAGGCTGAGGTCATTCCGCTGGTCCAGGACGCGGGCGTGCCGACTCCGGAACTCGTCAGCTACGACGCGACCCTGCAGGTCGGGAGCGTGCCGTACATGGTCCTGCAGCGAGTGCATGGCGCGACCCTGGCCGAGCAGGCACCCGATCCGAGCGGGCGACGGCGCGTGCTCGGATCCCTCGGCGAAATCCTGGTGACACTCCACCAGGTCCGGCTCAGCAGGGTCGGCCTGTCAGCGCGATCCCGGCGCCCTTCACGTTCTCACCACCCGCGTTGCTCGGCCGGCTCATGGAGGCGGGCGAGGTCGGCAGTGCCCAGCCCGTCCGGCTCCTCGAGCGATTCGCCCTCTTGCGTGCCGACAACCATCGCGGTCGGTCGTCGCCTTCATGGAGCCCTGTGCGACGGAGTCCCCACTGGCGGACCGCCGCGTTCAACCGCTTACGCCGTTCGTTTGGCGAGGCCGGTGGCCTCGTCGCGGAGGGAGGCGAGGAGGGCGTTCGCCGCGGGGGACAACGGTCGGTCTGCGGGCATGGTCACGCCGACCGCTCTTCGGATCGAGGTCAGGTGGGTGCTGATGAGCTTGAGGTTGTCGTCTTGGGCAGCGATCAGCATCGGGAGTGCTGCGATGACGTCTGTTGAGATCAGCAGTTCGCGCAGGGTCAGCATGGATGTGCATTCGATCCGATTGGCGGGGATCGGAACGCCTTCATGCACGAAGAAGTCCTCGAGTTCGCTTCGAAGGATGGTCTGCTCAACCGGAAAGATCCACGGGTAGTCGGCCAACTGCATGAGCGTCGGAGAGTCGAGCGCATGGACCGGATGACCCTCCCGGGCGACGAGGCGCACCGGTTCGCTGTAGAGCATTTGCTGGACGAGGCTGCTCGGCGCCTTCCCTGTCAGCCGTCCGACAATGAGGTCGCAGTCCCCGGCAAGAATCGCCGCCTGAAGCATGTCAGGCGTCGCCTCGCGTACTACCACCGTCAGCCTTGGGTGCTCCGCCTTGAGTGCAGCAATCGCTCGGGGGAGTAACACGTTCGACCCGGCCAAGTGGGTGCCAACGGTGACTGTCCCGAGGTCGGCGTTGGTAAGTTGATCGATCTGCTGGCCGGCCTGTCGCAGTTGGGCGAGGACTGCACGGGCATGCTCGAGGAAGCTGTCGCCGAACACTGTGGGCGTGACGCCGCGAGGGCCACGGTCGAACAGGCTCACCCCCAAGATGTCCTCGACCTCACGCAGGCCGCGGGTCACCACGGGTTGGGTGATGTGCATAGCGTCGGCGGCCCCCACCAGGCTGCCTCGATCGGCGATGTGGCGGGCGGTGTGGCCGGCTTGGTCGAGAGCGGTGGCGGTGGTTTTGCGGAGGGCGTGGGATTTGATCCAGGCGAGCTTGTCGGACTCGGTTGGTTGGGTGGCTTGGTCGACCCGGATGAGTAGGTCGGGGGAGTGGTCGAGGGTGAGCTTGTAGATCTTGACCAGGTCTGCGACGAGTTGGTGGTCGACCTTGATGCGGCCGGTTTCGACGAGCTCCATCCGGGTCTTCGGCCAGGTAAGAAGTTCGGCGACATCTTTGCGCGTCAGACCGGCTTGGCGGCGGAGGGCGCGGAGGGTGAGGCCTAGGTCGCGGCGGGCGGTGCTTCCGACGGGGGAGAGGACGGTGCGGAGGGCTCGGCGGGTGTTGGAGGGGTCGCGGTAGCCGCCGATCGTGTCGGCGAAGATGGGGTTGTCGAGGCGGATGCCGGCGGCGTGGCGGGTGCGGAGGATAGCGAGGCCCCAGTTGGGGAGGTGGAGGAGGCGTTCGCCGGCTTTGGATTTGGGGCGTTTGCGGATGAGGCCGTGGCCGGTGAGGCGGGCGATGGTGTGGGTGAATTCGACGGTGCCGGCTTCGAGGTCGGCTTGGGACCAGCGGACGGCGAGGGCTTCGCCGATGCGGACGCCGGTGGCGAGCATGAAGGTGACGAGGTCGGGGAGGTCGGTGCGGACCGCGTAGTCGTTGGCGGCGAGGTGCTTTCTGAGGAGGGTGACTTCGTCGCCGGTGAGGGCGCGGGGTGGGTTCTTGGGTTCGGCTTCGATGCTTTCGTTCTCGCGGACCGGGTTGACGGAGATGGCTCCGTAGCGGACGGCGATTTTCATCATGCCGGACAGGACGGCGCGGCAAGTTTTGGCGGTGGGGGCGCCGGTGCGGTTCTTGACGTTGGTGATGGCGGTGTCGATGCGTTGGGTGGTGGCTTCGCCGATGCGGAGTTCGGCGAAGGCGGGCCGGATGTGGTTCTTGATGACGCGTCGGTAGGTCTCGAGGGAGGTCGGGGATCGCTTGCCGTCCCTGACTCGCTCTTCGAACTTCTTCTCCCACAGGTCGATGAGGTCGGAGATCTTGTGCATCGCGGTCAGCTCGCCGGACTGGTTGGTCTTCGCGCGGTCCTGGAGCTTCTTCAGGAGGGCCCGCTCGGCGGCGGTCTTGGTCTTGCCGTAGGCGGAGACCGGCCGAACGTGGCCGTCGTGGTCGCGGAACTTGGCTTGTGACTTGTGCTTGACGGGTTTGCCGTTGTCGTCGGTCTGAGTGACCCAGGTGGAGATCTGTCCCCAGGATCCGATGGGCAGTGGTGGCCTCGGCATCTCATGCCTCCAACCGGTGTGATGGTTGGCAGCTCAACGCCTGTCGGTCGCGTGAACCTGGGGATTCGGTAAGGATGCGAAACGTTGTGATGTGACGCACAGTCACGATCAGATGAAGGTTGCCCGAGCCGGTGGACCGCGCGAGGCCAGCGGCCCGGAGATCAGCTCGAGGAGCAAATGAGTGCGTAAAGAGTGCGCGGCAGACACCAAGAAGCCCAGGGCACCTTGGTGGCCTGGGCTTTTGTGCGCCGCCAGGGACTCGAACCCCGAACCCGCTGATTAAGAGTCAGCTGCTCTGCCAATTGAGCTAGCGGCGCTTGGTGTTGCTTTCGAACGAAGAGGATCGTAGCAGGGGGATCGGGGAGATGCGAAATCGGTTAGCGGGTGAGGATGGTCATGGCTGCGTTGTGGCCGCCGAGGCCTGAGACGGCGCCGCCGCGGCGGGCGCCGGAGCCGCAGATGAGGAGGTTGGCGACGTCGGTTTCGGTGCCCCAGCGGCCGGCGTCGGAGGGGTCGGTGGCCCAGGGCCACTGGAGGTCGCCGTGGAAGATGTGACCGCCGGGCATGCCGACGGATTCCTCGATGTCGTACGGCGTCTTGGCCTCGATGCACAGGTTGCCGTCGGCGTCCCGGGCGATGCAGTCCTCGAGCGGTTCGGCCAGGTACGACTCCAGCCCGGCCAGCACGCGCCGCGTGGACTCGGCCCGCGCAGAATCGTTGTCGGAGGCAAATAAACGAGCCGGGAAGTGCACGCCGAAGACGGTCAGGGTGTGGTGGCCGGAGGCAACCAGGTCGGGGGAGAGGATCGATGGGTCGGTCAGCGAGTGGCAGTACACCTCGGACGGCGGTACGGCGGGCAGCTCGCTGCTCGCGGCGGATCGGTACGCCGTCTCGAGCTGGCTGTAGTCCTCGTCGATGTGGAACGTGCCGGCGAACGCCCGCGCTGGGTCGTCACCGGACTTCAGCGCCGGCAGGTGACGCAGCAGCAAGTTGATCTTCAGCTGCGACCCTTCCGGCTTCTCGACACCGGTCTGACCACGCAGTGCTGCCAGCGTCGACGGCGCGACGTTGGACAGCACCCAAGAGCAGTCGACGGATCGCTCACCGTCGCCACCGAGCCACGTGACCGATCCACGGGTCCCGTCTGCTTCGACAGCGGTGACTGCTGCGTCGGTGACCAGTGCGGCACCAGCACGCCGCGCAGCAGCTGCCAGTGCGTCAGTGACTGCGCCCATGCCGCCGACAGGTACCCGCCACTCGCCGGTGCCGTTGCCGATCAGGTGGTACAGGAAGCACCTGTTCTGGATCAGTGACTCGTCGTGCAGCCCGGCGAACGTCCCGATGACGCCGTCCGTCGCGACGACGCCACGGACGGTGTCGTCGGCGAAGCGCCGCTCGACGGTCTCGCCAAGCGGCCGCTCGATCAGCTCGTCCCACAGTGCGCCGTCGACGCGTGAGCGGAGGTCGGCCGCCGACTGGAGCGGCTCCAGCAGAGTGGGAGCGACAGCAGCGGCCAGCGAGCTGACAGAGCCGTAGAAGTCCGTCCACGCTTCGTACTCCGCGTCGCTCCCGGTGAGTGCACGGAACGAGGCCCTGGTACCGGCGCCTTCCGGCCGCTCGATCATCAGGCCGACGTCGCGTCCAGAGCGGCGTACCGGGGTGTACGACGCGACTGCGCGGGACCGGAGCTCCAGGTTGAGGCCGAGGTCTGCGGCGATCTTGTCAGGCAGCAAACTGACCAGGTACGAGTAGCGCGACAGCCGCGCGTCTACACCCGGGAACACGCGCTCGCTGACCGCTGCGCCGCCGGTGTGCGACTGCTGCTCCAGGATCAGCGTGGAGAGCCCGGACTGCGCCAGATACGCGGCAGCGACGAGACCGTTGTGTCCACCGCCAACGATGACGACGTCGTAGAAGTCCTTCATCCCACCGGCCAATCGAGCTTGT
This Kribbella sp. NBC_00482 DNA region includes the following protein-coding sequences:
- the pdxA gene encoding 4-hydroxythreonine-4-phosphate dehydrogenase PdxA, with the protein product MSSTPQIAVTMGDGAGIGPEVIVRALLDPTIAEAAHCVVIGDAERLRQAARIVGLEPRIVAIGSVGDAEFTPGRINVIDLGLLPPDLPFGAVSAVAGDAAYHYIRVASELAMSGQVQAICTAPLNKAALQAGGHMFPGHTELLAELTGTKEVSMMLSTPKVKVIHVTTHIGLIDAVDRIEPGLVERTIRRGHQALIDAGVAAPKIGVCGINPHAGENGLFGRGEEETKIAPGVEVCQADGIDVHGPLPADTLFFLAGRGDYDLVVAMYHDQGHGPVKILGLEAGVNVTVGLPVIRTSVDHGTAFDIAGRGVADHRSMIEALRLAVEMAPERVAG
- a CDS encoding DeoR/GlpR family DNA-binding transcription regulator; the encoded protein is MSRQKSGARREQIVRMAASDGLANVEDLSARLGVTPSTIRRDLALLTAEGKLARTYGGALSLEPHPEASLRQRLGEAYDAKRAIAAWAVGQIVPGENVLLDGGSTTTALAQELTGFTNLSVTTTGLTVLDVLAEAENIEVIVLGGRLRIISQSFVGPVTEVSLERMSFDRAFMGADGVRVDRGINEKDLEQTRLKELMMGRADRVYVLAHGAKLGQGPFHAWAVMPPRWTLVTDDSAPAAEVRRFEDKGIEVVVVTPAEAPTN
- a CDS encoding alpha/beta hydrolase family esterase, whose amino-acid sequence is MKNRLLIIVMTVAMALPLTGSARAATASSLPPVQQLSATTPVYDPMAGIKMGISGLFERTISGTNRTAKIYVPKAANLGAYMVVLNVPEGEQTVPWLVDSGWIDLAEKNKFLLYVFEPGASGHWGSPDEERSYLETAYANISVNSPDGRGTWYLPPESYYVVGYDRPGSVLQQIVMKDPTLVAAATFVDASDIAPAFLKQLDSTFYPTTDWNGQQVASSSVPLPVWIMEDRLGDEAAGVVRYWQEANQTASKATGFHGGRIFHQRKGALKYYVADGSLSAVAVTGKVKNAKTSAAGIYGDFLSRYTRYGGNVGGNTLGSRPDYGKLGVQFRTMELAGRMREYMVYVPAKARQAARKGRTVPAVISLHGSGLTMYSMFDFSRWWEVADDEGFILVVPTGLNTQNRTGWGTTADHVDMTFLQRVLNEVKTGYNIDPGRIYLGGQSNGSMTTIAAGKNPELSKNFAALGSTSGGQTSSTTDYSGETLPFLLLFGQFDLWPNDLSTPYVGDTMRYWINRNDALGTPTTPASVERVGRYDISSWKDADGTTVARYGVNRGRGHSTIADEARVLWDWYSQWHKDAQGNNVQLSR
- a CDS encoding TetR/AcrR family transcriptional regulator, whose translation is MAGEWMEECVARYDKEHKQATRQRILETSGRRFKQSGIDGSGVATLMADAGLTNGAFYAHFTSKDDLVANVVADQLRTQAETFRALPPGRVR
- a CDS encoding LysR substrate-binding domain-containing protein translates to MHKISDLIDLWEKKFEERVRDGKRSPTSLETYRRVIKNHIRPAFAELRIGEATTQRIDTAITNVKNRTGAPTAKTCRAVLSGMMKIAVRYGAISVNPVRENESIEAEPKNPPRALTGDEVTLLRKHLAANDYAVRTDLPDLVTFMLATGVRIGEALAVRWSQADLEAGTVEFTHTIARLTGHGLIRKRPKSKAGERLLHLPNWGLAILRTRHAAGIRLDNPIFADTIGGYRDPSNTRRALRTVLSPVGSTARRDLGLTLRALRRQAGLTRKDVAELLTWPKTRMELVETGRIKVDHQLVADLVKIYKLTLDHSPDLLIRVDQATQPTESDKLAWIKSHALRKTTATALDQAGHTARHIADRGSLVGAADAMHITQPVVTRGLREVEDILGVSLFDRGPRGVTPTVFGDSFLEHARAVLAQLRQAGQQIDQLTNADLGTVTVGTHLAGSNVLLPRAIAALKAEHPRLTVVVREATPDMLQAAILAGDCDLIVGRLTGKAPSSLVQQMLYSEPVRLVAREGHPVHALDSPTLMQLADYPWIFPVEQTILRSELEDFFVHEGVPIPANRIECTSMLTLRELLISTDVIAALPMLIAAQDDNLKLISTHLTSIRRAVGVTMPADRPLSPAANALLASLRDEATGLAKRTA
- a CDS encoding phytoene desaturase family protein, encoding MKDFYDVVIVGGGHNGLVAAAYLAQSGLSTLILEQQSHTGGAAVSERVFPGVDARLSRYSYLVSLLPDKIAADLGLNLELRSRAVASYTPVRRSGRDVGLMIERPEGAGTRASFRALTGSDAEYEAWTDFYGSVSSLAAAVAPTLLEPLQSAADLRSRVDGALWDELIERPLGETVERRFADDTVRGVVATDGVIGTFAGLHDESLIQNRCFLYHLIGNGTGEWRVPVGGMGAVTDALAAAARRAGAALVTDAAVTAVEADGTRGSVTWLGGDGERSVDCSWVLSNVAPSTLAALRGQTGVEKPEGSQLKINLLLRHLPALKSGDDPARAFAGTFHIDEDYSQLETAYRSAASSELPAVPPSEVYCHSLTDPSILSPDLVASGHHTLTVFGVHFPARLFASDNDSARAESTRRVLAGLESYLAEPLEDCIARDADGNLCIEAKTPYDIEESVGMPGGHIFHGDLQWPWATDPSDAGRWGTETDVANLLICGSGARRGGAVSGLGGHNAAMTILTR